Below is a window of Moorella thermoacetica DNA.
TTGCTCTAAAATGCCCATCAGGCTGAAGGTAACCCAGTAAAGGGACAGGCCGGCCGAAAAGTTACGGCTCATCCACCCGATTATCAGGGGCATGACAAAAAGCATGGTTTTCTGGGTCTGGTCCTGACCGCCGCTAACCATACTCACTTTTTGCTGGAAAAAGGTTCCTACAGCTACCAGCACCGGCAGGATATAGGGATCAGGCTGGCCAAGGTTACTTATCCATAAAAAATTGGCATGGGCCAAATTCACCGTCGGGTTGAGGGCCGGGTTAAAAAAGGAACGCAGGGAGGTAAATAAAGCATACAAGATAGGCATCTGGATCAGCAGGGGTAAACAACCCCCCAGGGGATTTACCTTTTCTTTCTGGTAGAGTTCCATCATGGCCTGTTGGGCCTTCTGGGGATTACTCTTGTATTTTTTCTGCAATTCCTGGATCTTTGGCTGTAGCTCTTGGAGCCGACGCATGGAGCGTAACTGCCTGTATGTTAAAGGATAGAGTATAACTTTCACAGCAATGGTAAACAAAATAATAGCTAGGCCATAGTTGGGTATGCCAATGGCCTTGGTGATATTATATAAAAATTGTATTGATTGTGAAAG
It encodes the following:
- a CDS encoding YidC/Oxa1 family membrane protein insertase, which codes for MRILVDFLSQSIQFLYNITKAIGIPNYGLAIILFTIAVKVILYPLTYRQLRSMRRLQELQPKIQELQKKYKSNPQKAQQAMMELYQKEKVNPLGGCLPLLIQMPILYALFTSLRSFFNPALNPTVNLAHANFLWISNLGQPDPYILPVLVAVGTFFQQKVSMVSGGQDQTQKTMLFVMPLIIGWMSRNFSAGLSLYWVTFSLMGILEQWLARRQPHLVKEEISAK